The following proteins are co-located in the Numida meleagris isolate 19003 breed g44 Domestic line chromosome 8, NumMel1.0, whole genome shotgun sequence genome:
- the PRRG3 gene encoding transmembrane gamma-carboxyglutamic acid protein 3 isoform X1, with protein sequence MFVSWEGHGLCALLLSGQRLASPVLTGVFLGARNAHSILKRFPRANGFLEEIRQGTIERECMEEVCSYEEVKEVFENKEKTMEFWKGYTNSVYSVKDPGHSTERSDAMYVVVPLLGVALLIVIALFIIWRCQLQKATRHRPSYAQNRYLASRTGRSLPRVMVYRERSQSQGETQYQREASNRGAGDSRAGGTPQQDGTLCPPEHSVSVLSRLSSATPPPSYEEVTGHPESSSGEETSISYNDPPPKYEEIVAAAPTAGK encoded by the exons ATGTTTGTATCCTGGGAGGGTCATGGTCTGTGTGCATTGTTGCTTTCTGGACAGCGTCTCGCCTCTCCTGTGCTAACTGGGG TGTTCTTGGGGGCCAGGAATGCCCACTCAATCCTGAAGCGCTTTCCCCGAGCCAACGGCTTCCTGGAGGAGATTCGGCAGGGCACCATCGAGCGGGAGTGCATGGAGGAGGTCTGCAGTTATGAGGAGGTCAAGGAAGTGTTCGAGAACAAGGAGAAGACA atGGAGTTCTGGAAGGGCTACACCAACTCTGTATACTCTGTCAAGGACCCTGGGCACAGCACCGAGCGCTCAGACGCTATGTATGTGGTGGTGCCCCTCTTGGGAGTGGCTCTTCTGATAGTCATCGCCCTCTTCATCATCTGGAGGTGCCAGCTGCAAAAGGCCACCCGTCACCGCCCTTCCTACGCCCAGAACCGCTACCTGGCCAGCCGAACGGGACGCAGCCTACCCAGGGTCATGGTGTACCGCGAGCGGTCACAAAGCCAAGGGGAAACTCAGTATCAGCGAGAAGCAAGCAACCGGGGGGCTggagacagcagagcagggggCACCCCCCAGCAAGATGGTACTCTCTGTCCACCAGAGCATTCGGTCTCTGTCCTCTCCAGACTGTCCAGTGCCACCCCTCCACCTTCTTATGAGGAGGTGACAGGGcacccagagagcagcagcGGTGAAGAGACCAGCATCTCCTACAATGACCCTCCACCAAAGTATGAGGAGATCgtggctgctgctcccactgcaggcAAATAG
- the PRRG3 gene encoding transmembrane gamma-carboxyglutamic acid protein 3 isoform X3 — MEEVCSYEEVKEVFENKEKTMEFWKGYTNSVYSVKDPGHSTERSDAMYVVVPLLGVALLIVIALFIIWRCQLQKATRHRPSYAQNRYLASRTGRSLPRVMVYRERSQSQGETQYQREASNRGAGDSRAGGTPQQDGTLCPPEHSVSVLSRLSSATPPPSYEEVTGHPESSSGEETSISYNDPPPKYEEIVAAAPTAGK, encoded by the exons ATGGAGGAGGTCTGCAGTTATGAGGAGGTCAAGGAAGTGTTCGAGAACAAGGAGAAGACA atGGAGTTCTGGAAGGGCTACACCAACTCTGTATACTCTGTCAAGGACCCTGGGCACAGCACCGAGCGCTCAGACGCTATGTATGTGGTGGTGCCCCTCTTGGGAGTGGCTCTTCTGATAGTCATCGCCCTCTTCATCATCTGGAGGTGCCAGCTGCAAAAGGCCACCCGTCACCGCCCTTCCTACGCCCAGAACCGCTACCTGGCCAGCCGAACGGGACGCAGCCTACCCAGGGTCATGGTGTACCGCGAGCGGTCACAAAGCCAAGGGGAAACTCAGTATCAGCGAGAAGCAAGCAACCGGGGGGCTggagacagcagagcagggggCACCCCCCAGCAAGATGGTACTCTCTGTCCACCAGAGCATTCGGTCTCTGTCCTCTCCAGACTGTCCAGTGCCACCCCTCCACCTTCTTATGAGGAGGTGACAGGGcacccagagagcagcagcGGTGAAGAGACCAGCATCTCCTACAATGACCCTCCACCAAAGTATGAGGAGATCgtggctgctgctcccactgcaggcAAATAG
- the PRRG3 gene encoding transmembrane gamma-carboxyglutamic acid protein 3 isoform X2, which produces MAMFLGARNAHSILKRFPRANGFLEEIRQGTIERECMEEVCSYEEVKEVFENKEKTMEFWKGYTNSVYSVKDPGHSTERSDAMYVVVPLLGVALLIVIALFIIWRCQLQKATRHRPSYAQNRYLASRTGRSLPRVMVYRERSQSQGETQYQREASNRGAGDSRAGGTPQQDGTLCPPEHSVSVLSRLSSATPPPSYEEVTGHPESSSGEETSISYNDPPPKYEEIVAAAPTAGK; this is translated from the exons TGTTCTTGGGGGCCAGGAATGCCCACTCAATCCTGAAGCGCTTTCCCCGAGCCAACGGCTTCCTGGAGGAGATTCGGCAGGGCACCATCGAGCGGGAGTGCATGGAGGAGGTCTGCAGTTATGAGGAGGTCAAGGAAGTGTTCGAGAACAAGGAGAAGACA atGGAGTTCTGGAAGGGCTACACCAACTCTGTATACTCTGTCAAGGACCCTGGGCACAGCACCGAGCGCTCAGACGCTATGTATGTGGTGGTGCCCCTCTTGGGAGTGGCTCTTCTGATAGTCATCGCCCTCTTCATCATCTGGAGGTGCCAGCTGCAAAAGGCCACCCGTCACCGCCCTTCCTACGCCCAGAACCGCTACCTGGCCAGCCGAACGGGACGCAGCCTACCCAGGGTCATGGTGTACCGCGAGCGGTCACAAAGCCAAGGGGAAACTCAGTATCAGCGAGAAGCAAGCAACCGGGGGGCTggagacagcagagcagggggCACCCCCCAGCAAGATGGTACTCTCTGTCCACCAGAGCATTCGGTCTCTGTCCTCTCCAGACTGTCCAGTGCCACCCCTCCACCTTCTTATGAGGAGGTGACAGGGcacccagagagcagcagcGGTGAAGAGACCAGCATCTCCTACAATGACCCTCCACCAAAGTATGAGGAGATCgtggctgctgctcccactgcaggcAAATAG